The segment TGTCCTGTATGTTGAGTTGATTCTGGGGGTGGCTTTACATTCACCCCATCAATGGAGGGAATGTACAGGATAAAAAAGAGGAAAAAGGTTAAGGAAATGAAGATTGGCACTTTCCCTAACCGTTCATAGTAATATAAATAAAATAACCATAAGAGAAAACCGGCTATAAACCAATAATTATTGAATACAATTGTAAGTATACCTATTGCTACTGAAATCGCGGTAAAGTGCCAATATCCTTTCACTTATCTCGTCACCTTTATATTAAATTTTAAATAACTCCTCTGCTCTATGCTTTAACATAGCTAACTCTTGATCACTGCTACCGGCTGCTCTTTCCATTTTCTCAAGCAGCTTTTTAACAAGTTCAGCTTTCTCCTGATAGGTTGTATCTACTGCCAAATAATCCAACTCCACTTTTTTGGTTTCAACACCTGCTTCTTGAAACAGTTCAATCGCATAGGAATGATTTTTATAATCTTCAGCATAATATACGGTGTTTATCCCACTTTGAATAAGCTGTTTACAGCACTGCAGGCAAGGAAAGTGGGTTACATATAGATCGGCGTTTTCTGTTGGTACACCAAATTTTGCACATTGCAGCAATGCGTTAGCTTCGGCATGTACGGTACGAACACAGTGGCCGTCAATGACATAACAACCCTCGTCCATACAGTGAACACTGCCGGAAACACTTCCATTGTACCCTCCAGCTATTATTCGTTTTTCTCTTACAATGGTGGCACCTACCATCAGTCTTGGACATGTGCTCCGTAGTGCTAACAGATGGCTTTGTGCCATAAAATATTGATTCCAAGCTATTCTTTCCATTTCGAAAACCTCCTTTACGTTCTACTTAGCATTCTACATACTAGTGTCGTGGACACTTGTCCATAACAAACGATTTTATCCTAGTTTAAATTCAGAGTTATTTTCCGTCAATATACTACGGAATTTGAATATCATCACGAAAATTGTCAAGCGTTTTCTCCCCAATACCGGAAATTTCAAGTAAATCTTCTTCTGTTTGGAATAATCCATGTTCATCCCTATATTGTATAATAGCCTGTGCTTTAGAGGGGCCAATTCCATTTAGGCTTTCCATTTCCGCTTGTGTAGCTTGATTGATTTTTACCTTCCCGGATTCAGAACTTCCACTACCCCCGCCATTTGCCTCTTCTCCCTCTTTCGGAATGATAATAATCATTTCATCCTGAACCTTTTGCGCAAGATTTACTTGCGTTTGGTCTGCATCTTCCGTAAAACCTCCAGCTGTTTGAATAACATCATTGACACGCGACTGGCTATCCATTTCATAAACGCCCGGGGTCGTTACAGCCCCTTTCACATCAACAATAGCTATCGTTTCATTTTGGACGTCTGCATTATCTTGTTCAGCTGCGACGTCCAGAGATGAAGTAATAGTATCAAATTCTGTCTCGCTTTCTTCGACACTATCATCTCTAGTGAGAAAAAGAAAAATGCCAACTATTCCAGCAATCGCAATAAAAAATGCTCCTTTTTTAAGTAAGTCAACCAATTCATGTCACATCCTTCTTGATAAATTGAATGGGAAAGCACGACCGGGGGCGTGAAGCAAATGCGAGGTTAATCCGATTATATACTAAATTCGACATGATTTTGTATAAATCCTTTAAAAAAAATAAAGATCGGGAATTTTGTATTATCCCGATCTTTTTTCAGCTAAAAAGAAAATTCTCTCTGCTTTTTCATCGATAAATTCATTTTTCAAGGTGAAATCAGCATATATTTTTATATTTTCAAACCCTGCATCCAACAATATTTCCTGAAAAAATGAAATAGAATACGTACGCTGATGATGATATTCGTCAAATCTCTCATATTTTTCACCATTTAAGGCAAAAAATGTTAAATCATGATGCATTTCTCCAGGCATGTCTCCTTCCGAGCAAAACCAGATATAGGAAGCATCTTCGGTGACATCTGCAAATGTTTGATTTATCAAATGATGTTCTACATGGTACATTGAATGAACATCAAAAATAAATAAACCCCCATCTTTCAACGCATCCACTACCCTGTTGAAAACATTTCTCAATTCTTGTTCCGTCGTAATATAATTAATGACATCACAATAACTAATAGCTGCGTCAAGATTATTGAGCCCCTGCATCTCCCTTAAATCCTGGCGCATCCATTGAATCCTTAAGTCTTCTTCGCTTGCTTTATGTTCAGCGTAGGTAAGCATCTCTGTGGAGTAATCCAGTCCGGTCATCCGGAATCCCAACTCCGCCAGTTTTGTTGTAATTTCTCCTGTTCCACAACCTAAATCAGCGATGTGTTCAATTTGTTTCCTGGATTGTGTTACTGCTGCCCTTGTGAACTCAGCCCATTTATCGTATGGGGCATGTGCCATTAGTTTGTCATACACATAAGCCATTTGGTTATATGCCATTATTTAGCCTTCTTGCCCAATGTTTAATTCTACTCTAGCGGCATCGCCCCATAGGCGTTCCAAATTATAATAACTTCGCTCGTCCTTATGAAAAATATGACACACTACATCACCGGTATCGACAAGTACCCATCTACCATGCTCCATTCCTTCCATA is part of the Virgibacillus sp. NKC19-16 genome and harbors:
- a CDS encoding ComE operon protein 2; translated protein: MERIAWNQYFMAQSHLLALRSTCPRLMVGATIVREKRIIAGGYNGSVSGSVHCMDEGCYVIDGHCVRTVHAEANALLQCAKFGVPTENADLYVTHFPCLQCCKQLIQSGINTVYYAEDYKNHSYAIELFQEAGVETKKVELDYLAVDTTYQEKAELVKKLLEKMERAAGSSDQELAMLKHRAEELFKI
- a CDS encoding helix-hairpin-helix domain-containing protein → MVDLLKKGAFFIAIAGIVGIFLFLTRDDSVEESETEFDTITSSLDVAAEQDNADVQNETIAIVDVKGAVTTPGVYEMDSQSRVNDVIQTAGGFTEDADQTQVNLAQKVQDEMIIIIPKEGEEANGGGSGSSESGKVKINQATQAEMESLNGIGPSKAQAIIQYRDEHGLFQTEEDLLEISGIGEKTLDNFRDDIQIP
- a CDS encoding class I SAM-dependent DNA methyltransferase — encoded protein: MAYNQMAYVYDKLMAHAPYDKWAEFTRAAVTQSRKQIEHIADLGCGTGEITTKLAELGFRMTGLDYSTEMLTYAEHKASEEDLRIQWMRQDLREMQGLNNLDAAISYCDVINYITTEQELRNVFNRVVDALKDGGLFIFDVHSMYHVEHHLINQTFADVTEDASYIWFCSEGDMPGEMHHDLTFFALNGEKYERFDEYHHQRTYSISFFQEILLDAGFENIKIYADFTLKNEFIDEKAERIFFLAEKRSG